The Candidatus Saccharibacteria bacterium oral taxon 488 genome has a segment encoding these proteins:
- a CDS encoding YebC/PmpR family DNA-binding transcriptional regulator, whose translation MAGHSKWATTHRQKAIVDAKRGAIFTKLGNQIAIAARGGTDPTLNASLAMAIEKAKAANMPSANIQRAIDRVADKSAAALEEITYEGYGPGGVGIIIETATDNRNRTLPEVKTALVKNGGRIADAGSVAFQFTRKGVITVEGTGEELLLQVLDAGAEDAVEEDGEIIVYTELKDLASVRNKLVEQGLKVKDAELRYIANTPVEIADTETAQKLMKVVDALDDLDDVVNVHTNADITAE comes from the coding sequence ATGGCAGGACACAGTAAATGGGCGACGACGCACCGGCAGAAAGCGATTGTTGATGCGAAGCGTGGTGCGATTTTCACGAAGTTGGGTAACCAAATTGCAATCGCGGCGCGCGGCGGCACTGATCCGACATTAAATGCAAGTTTGGCAATGGCCATTGAAAAAGCCAAGGCTGCCAATATGCCAAGCGCTAATATCCAGCGGGCGATTGACCGCGTGGCTGACAAAAGCGCAGCAGCGCTGGAAGAAATTACCTATGAGGGCTATGGTCCGGGCGGCGTCGGCATCATCATCGAAACAGCAACTGACAATCGCAATCGTACTTTGCCAGAAGTGAAGACGGCACTAGTCAAAAACGGCGGGCGAATCGCTGACGCTGGCAGTGTGGCATTTCAATTCACCCGCAAGGGCGTAATCACCGTGGAGGGTACGGGCGAAGAATTGCTCCTGCAAGTGTTAGATGCTGGCGCTGAAGATGCGGTTGAGGAAGACGGTGAGATTATTGTTTACACGGAGCTGAAAGATTTGGCGAGTGTCAGGAATAAATTAGTAGAGCAGGGATTGAAAGTAAAAGACGCCGAGCTGCGCTACATCGCCAATACGCCGGTCGAGATTGCTGATACGGAAACCGCACAGAAATTGATGAAGGTGGTTGATGCACTGGATGACCTGGACGACGTGGTGAATGTGCACACCAATGCCGACATCACCGCGGAGTAA
- a CDS encoding DUF192 domain-containing protein, protein MNAKSVSIVQRIIVWVIVLGVLAGIGYGVWAVARQMNKTYTTVDIGKGTFRVEVADTDETRARGLGGWQELGKSEGMLFVAEKDGDIPIWMKGMRVPIDIIWLDAKKKVVHVKRDVWPDNEPHEVYHTPVPARYVLELPAGSAKEHGIKPGVTARFSAGAQR, encoded by the coding sequence ATGAATGCGAAGTCGGTGTCGATAGTGCAGCGGATCATCGTTTGGGTGATCGTGCTCGGCGTGTTGGCCGGGATCGGCTACGGCGTATGGGCGGTGGCGCGCCAGATGAATAAAACGTACACGACTGTTGACATCGGCAAGGGTACATTTCGAGTGGAGGTCGCTGATACGGACGAGACGCGGGCGCGAGGCTTGGGCGGTTGGCAGGAGCTGGGTAAGAGCGAGGGGATGTTGTTCGTGGCCGAGAAAGACGGTGATATACCAATTTGGATGAAGGGTATGCGCGTCCCGATTGATATTATCTGGCTAGATGCCAAGAAAAAGGTCGTGCACGTCAAGCGTGATGTCTGGCCTGACAATGAGCCGCATGAGGTATATCACACGCCAGTTCCGGCGCGGTACGTGTTAGAGCTGCCGGCGGGTAGTGCCAAGGAGCATGGTATCAAGCCGGGCGTCACTGCGCGGTTTAGTGCGGGGGCGCAGCGATGA
- a CDS encoding RimK family alpha-L-glutamate ligase produces the protein MKIAILSNGNINYSTLRLREEAEKRGHQIKVIKYKNCYVSIDEQHPKVIYRGKEVDNFDVFIPRIASYMTRYGTAVLRQLEMANPQAFFMNRSIAITRARDKLRSTQLLARAGVAIPKTVFSRNETDIDVLLDEIGGTPAIIKLARGTHGNGVVLAETIKAAKSVMQAFYLSNSDGTNVLLQEFIKESAGTDIRAFVVGSQVVASMKRQSLDDDFRSNLHKGGEGTAIKLTPDEQKMCVKAAKAMGLVVAGVDFMRSSRGALVLEVNASPGFGIEKVTGRNVAGRIIDYINRNAKRGNKKDKVGA, from the coding sequence ATGAAAATTGCAATCCTCAGTAACGGTAATATTAACTACTCCACCCTCCGCCTCAGAGAAGAGGCCGAAAAACGCGGTCATCAAATTAAGGTTATCAAGTATAAAAACTGCTACGTGTCAATTGACGAGCAGCATCCGAAGGTTATTTATCGCGGTAAGGAGGTTGATAATTTCGATGTGTTCATCCCGCGGATTGCTAGTTATATGACGCGCTACGGGACGGCGGTATTGCGACAGCTGGAGATGGCGAATCCGCAGGCGTTTTTTATGAATCGGTCAATCGCCATTACGCGGGCGCGGGATAAACTGCGCTCGACGCAGTTACTAGCGCGGGCTGGCGTAGCAATTCCAAAGACAGTGTTCTCACGCAACGAAACCGATATTGACGTGCTACTAGACGAGATTGGCGGTACGCCAGCGATCATCAAGTTGGCGCGCGGCACGCATGGCAACGGTGTAGTGCTGGCGGAGACGATCAAGGCCGCCAAGTCGGTCATGCAGGCGTTTTATCTCAGCAATTCTGACGGCACAAACGTGCTATTGCAGGAATTTATCAAAGAGTCGGCCGGCACCGATATTCGGGCGTTTGTGGTCGGTAGTCAAGTGGTGGCCAGTATGAAGCGGCAGAGCTTGGATGATGATTTTCGCAGTAATTTACACAAAGGTGGCGAGGGGACGGCTATCAAGTTGACGCCTGATGAGCAAAAAATGTGCGTCAAAGCCGCCAAGGCGATGGGCTTGGTGGTAGCCGGCGTTGATTTTATGCGCTCAAGTCGTGGCGCGTTGGTGTTGGAAGTGAACGCCAGCCCAGGATTTGGCATCGAAAAGGTGACGGGCCGCAATGTGGCTGGTCGGATTATTGATTATATTAATCGCAACGCCAAGCGCGGTAACAAAAAAGATAAAGTCGGCGCCTGA
- a CDS encoding clan AA aspartic protease — protein sequence MLARQVIGRNVRVDFGRRAIGISAKVDTGADSSSVWASNIRVDKDGVLKFALFGKGSPYYNGKIFKRTDFTVAMVRSSSGHEQIRYRTHFTVTIKGRKIKALFNLSDRSGNLYPVLIGRRTVAGKFLVDVREGDAAHRYKYATDNKVLNKELAKNPHKFYKKYHKPKDK from the coding sequence ATGTTGGCTAGGCAGGTTATTGGACGAAATGTCCGTGTTGATTTTGGTCGGCGGGCTATTGGCATATCGGCCAAAGTTGATACTGGTGCAGACAGCTCATCGGTATGGGCGAGCAATATTCGTGTTGATAAAGATGGTGTGTTAAAGTTTGCCCTATTCGGCAAAGGCTCGCCTTACTATAACGGGAAGATTTTCAAGCGAACGGATTTCACTGTAGCAATGGTACGCAGCTCATCTGGACATGAGCAAATTCGCTATAGAACACATTTTACCGTGACTATCAAGGGGCGTAAAATTAAAGCACTATTTAACCTCTCGGATCGTTCTGGTAATCTCTACCCAGTTCTAATAGGACGTCGTACTGTTGCGGGCAAGTTCTTGGTTGATGTGCGTGAGGGTGATGCGGCGCATCGATACAAATATGCTACCGATAACAAAGTACTGAATAAGGAGCTGGCAAAGAATCCCCACAAATTTTATAAAAAATACCATAAGCCAAAGGATAAGTAG
- the dnaJ gene encoding molecular chaperone DnaJ, whose product MSKRDYYEVLGVSKTASEDEIKKAFRKAAVKYHPDKEGGDEAKFKEVNEAYEVLKDKQKRQRYDQFGHAGVGGAAGGGFGGNPFEGFGGFGGQNVQFDFGGDGGMFGDIFSQFFGGSAAGSRGGSRRGRDVETNVTLTFEEAVFGAEKKLNITLDAECEHCHGDGVEPGHSLKTCEDCKGSGQQTRVMNSIFGQIQQAVTCPTCHGRGKIPEQNCSVCGGKGTTRQRQEITVKIPAGIDDGATIRLHGRGEAVQGGPRGDLYVHIRVKAHKKFTREGDIILSEEHISMVDAALGTEIDVETVDGTVRMKIPAGTQSGTDFKLSGHGVPHLRNDERGPHIVGVIVDTPTKLSKKQRELLEQFDGARKRGLFS is encoded by the coding sequence ATGAGTAAGCGCGATTATTATGAAGTGTTAGGTGTGTCGAAAACCGCTTCTGAGGATGAGATCAAGAAGGCTTTTCGTAAGGCAGCGGTGAAGTACCACCCCGACAAAGAAGGCGGTGATGAAGCCAAATTCAAAGAGGTCAATGAGGCATATGAAGTCCTAAAAGACAAGCAAAAGCGCCAGCGCTACGACCAGTTTGGTCATGCTGGTGTCGGCGGCGCGGCGGGTGGTGGCTTTGGCGGTAATCCGTTCGAAGGCTTTGGTGGCTTTGGTGGGCAAAACGTGCAGTTCGACTTTGGTGGCGATGGCGGCATGTTTGGCGATATTTTTAGCCAATTTTTTGGTGGCAGCGCAGCTGGTTCACGGGGTGGCTCGCGGCGTGGTCGTGATGTTGAAACCAATGTGACGCTGACCTTTGAGGAAGCGGTGTTTGGCGCAGAAAAGAAGTTGAATATAACGCTCGATGCTGAGTGTGAGCATTGTCATGGCGATGGCGTCGAGCCAGGTCATAGCTTAAAAACCTGTGAGGATTGCAAGGGCTCCGGTCAGCAGACTCGCGTCATGAACTCGATTTTTGGACAAATTCAGCAAGCAGTCACCTGCCCGACCTGTCACGGCCGTGGCAAGATCCCAGAGCAAAACTGTTCAGTCTGTGGCGGCAAGGGTACGACTCGCCAGCGCCAGGAGATTACGGTCAAGATCCCAGCTGGCATTGATGATGGCGCGACGATCCGCCTGCATGGTCGCGGCGAAGCGGTTCAGGGTGGCCCGCGCGGCGATCTATACGTTCACATTCGCGTCAAAGCCCATAAGAAGTTCACGCGTGAAGGCGATATCATCCTTTCAGAAGAGCATATCTCGATGGTTGATGCGGCATTGGGAACGGAAATTGATGTCGAGACCGTGGACGGTACGGTGCGAATGAAAATCCCAGCCGGCACCCAGTCGGGGACTGATTTTAAGTTGTCAGGCCACGGCGTGCCACATCTGAGAAATGATGAACGCGGCCCGCACATTGTCGGTGTCATTGTCGATACGCCAACTAAGCTCAGCAAGAAACAGCGAGAACTCCTGGAGCAGTTTGATGGCGCACGGAAGCGGGGGTTGTTTTCGTAG
- a CDS encoding CYTH domain-containing protein, which produces MKRTAIINSEIKARCADQESVRHYLREHGADFKGTDHQIDTYFHVPEGRLKLRQGPIENNLIFYQRADTNGPKQSTINLSPVAPDSTIGEVLTAALGVRVVVDKQREIYFIDNVKFHIDTVKGLGNFVEIEAIDTDGKRNAEELEQQCSHYMRELGIKDTDLVVGSYSDLLEGAALSELAANN; this is translated from the coding sequence ATGAAACGAACAGCAATTATCAATTCAGAAATCAAGGCCCGGTGCGCGGATCAAGAGTCGGTGCGCCACTATCTACGTGAGCACGGCGCGGACTTTAAGGGGACCGACCATCAAATTGACACGTATTTTCATGTACCCGAGGGGCGCCTGAAACTACGTCAAGGGCCGATCGAAAATAACCTTATCTTTTATCAGCGGGCCGATACCAATGGGCCAAAACAATCGACTATCAACTTATCACCCGTGGCGCCGGACTCAACTATTGGCGAGGTGCTAACAGCGGCGCTTGGTGTGCGTGTGGTTGTTGATAAGCAGCGCGAGATTTACTTCATCGACAATGTCAAGTTTCATATCGACACCGTTAAGGGTCTCGGGAATTTTGTCGAAATTGAAGCTATCGACACCGACGGTAAACGAAACGCCGAGGAGCTGGAGCAGCAATGCTCACACTACATGCGTGAACTTGGTATCAAGGATACGGATTTAGTGGTTGGCTCGTATAGTGATTTGCTGGAGGGTGCAGCTCTTTCCGAGTTAGCCGCAAACAATTGA
- the dnaK gene encoding molecular chaperone DnaK translates to MGKIIGIDLGTTNSAFAYMLAGKPEVIANAEGNRTTPSVVAINKKGERLVGQVAQRQRVTNPKNTIYGVKRFIGRKFDDKEVQKDRGLMPFKIVKKGAGVAVEMGGKEYTPEEVSAMILGKIKADAEAFLGEKVTEAVITVPAYFDDSQRQATKDAGKIAGLEVKRIINEPTAAALAYGLEKGKNDETIVVFDLGGGTFDVSVLELGDGVFEVKATNGDTHLGGEDFDNIIVNYFLDDFKSKEGIDLRKDNAAMQRLKDEAEKAKKELSTVTEYEVNIPFITADADGPKHFELSLTRAKLEDLVKDLLARLDGPVEKALKDAKLSKSDINNVVMVGGMTRMPAVVERVKKLFGKDPMQGVNPDEVVAVGAAIQGGVLAGDVKDVLLLDVTPLSLGIETMGGVSTKLIERNTTVPTSKSEVFSTAADNQPQVEIHVLQGEREFANDNKSLGRFVLDGIAPAPRGVPQIEVTFNIDANGILNVTAKDKGTGKEQSITIQNSGNMSKEDIEKAQKEAELHADEDKKKRETVDAKNQLENAIYQAKKMPDEFKDKISDDDKKAIDEAVKEAEKHKDADDKDELEAAAKALQDAIMPIGAKMYQQAAEDNKTDESKDDKKSDKDEPVEGEVVDEK, encoded by the coding sequence ATGGGTAAAATTATCGGAATTGACCTCGGTACAACCAACAGTGCTTTTGCGTATATGCTGGCAGGCAAGCCGGAAGTTATCGCTAATGCTGAGGGTAACCGTACCACGCCATCAGTGGTAGCGATTAATAAAAAGGGCGAACGCTTGGTCGGACAAGTGGCGCAGCGTCAGCGTGTGACTAATCCAAAGAATACAATTTATGGTGTCAAGCGCTTTATTGGCCGTAAGTTTGATGACAAAGAAGTCCAAAAAGACCGTGGCCTCATGCCGTTTAAGATCGTCAAGAAAGGTGCGGGTGTGGCCGTGGAAATGGGTGGCAAGGAATACACGCCAGAAGAAGTTTCAGCCATGATTCTCGGCAAAATCAAGGCCGACGCCGAGGCGTTCCTCGGCGAAAAAGTCACCGAAGCAGTCATCACCGTGCCAGCCTACTTTGACGATTCGCAGCGCCAGGCGACCAAAGACGCTGGTAAAATCGCCGGCCTGGAAGTTAAGCGCATCATTAATGAGCCGACGGCCGCTGCTTTGGCGTACGGCCTGGAGAAAGGCAAAAATGACGAAACTATCGTGGTGTTTGACCTTGGCGGTGGTACCTTCGACGTGTCGGTGTTGGAATTGGGCGACGGCGTGTTTGAGGTGAAGGCCACGAATGGCGACACTCACCTGGGCGGTGAGGACTTTGACAATATCATCGTTAACTATTTCCTGGATGACTTTAAGTCTAAAGAAGGCATCGACCTACGCAAAGACAATGCAGCCATGCAGCGCCTGAAGGACGAAGCCGAAAAGGCCAAGAAGGAGCTATCGACAGTCACTGAATACGAAGTTAACATTCCATTCATCACCGCTGATGCTGATGGGCCAAAGCACTTTGAACTGAGCCTGACGCGGGCGAAGTTGGAAGATTTGGTGAAAGATTTGTTGGCGCGTTTGGACGGTCCGGTCGAGAAGGCGCTCAAAGACGCCAAACTCAGCAAATCTGACATCAATAATGTCGTCATGGTTGGCGGTATGACCCGTATGCCAGCAGTGGTCGAGCGGGTGAAGAAATTGTTTGGCAAAGACCCGATGCAGGGAGTCAATCCAGACGAAGTGGTGGCTGTCGGTGCAGCTATTCAAGGCGGCGTGTTGGCAGGCGACGTCAAGGACGTGCTGCTGCTGGACGTGACGCCGCTCAGTCTTGGTATCGAGACGATGGGCGGTGTGTCGACCAAGCTGATCGAGCGCAATACCACCGTGCCGACCAGCAAGAGCGAAGTATTCTCGACGGCTGCCGATAACCAGCCGCAAGTGGAGATTCACGTCTTGCAGGGTGAGCGCGAATTTGCCAATGACAACAAGAGTTTGGGTCGTTTTGTGCTTGACGGCATCGCGCCAGCACCGCGCGGCGTGCCGCAGATTGAAGTGACGTTCAATATCGACGCTAACGGCATCCTCAATGTTACGGCTAAGGACAAGGGTACTGGCAAGGAGCAATCAATCACCATCCAAAACTCTGGTAACATGAGTAAGGAAGATATTGAAAAAGCCCAGAAAGAAGCCGAACTACACGCTGACGAGGACAAGAAAAAGCGTGAAACGGTTGACGCCAAAAACCAGCTAGAAAACGCCATCTATCAGGCAAAGAAAATGCCAGACGAGTTTAAGGATAAGATTTCTGACGACGACAAGAAGGCGATTGACGAAGCGGTTAAGGAAGCGGAAAAGCACAAAGACGCTGACGACAAAGACGAGCTGGAAGCAGCAGCCAAAGCACTGCAGGATGCCATCATGCCAATCGGCGCCAAGATGTATCAGCAAGCTGCTGAGGACAACAAGACTGATGAGTCCAAGGACGATAAAAAGTCTGACAAGGATGAGCCAGTCGAGGGCGAGGTGGTTGACGAGAAGTAG
- the grpE gene encoding nucleotide exchange factor GrpE translates to MTKNKANKTEDLEQQLGELTLDLQRTRADFENYRKRVEAEKQSAHQMGQAKSVMKLLPVIDTIERAIANVPEELKDNPWAKGVAGLGKQLDKQLKEIGLEKINAKPGTLFNPELHQAVQFDEEAEGDKEVIAEELRAGYTLDGAVIRDAMVKVTRQSSESTRADVKENTDASEK, encoded by the coding sequence ATGACAAAGAATAAAGCTAACAAAACTGAAGATTTAGAGCAGCAATTGGGCGAGTTGACGCTGGATTTGCAGCGGACGCGGGCGGATTTCGAGAACTATCGCAAGCGCGTGGAGGCGGAGAAGCAATCGGCACACCAAATGGGCCAGGCGAAGTCGGTGATGAAACTGCTGCCAGTGATCGATACGATTGAGCGGGCGATTGCCAATGTGCCGGAGGAGCTGAAAGATAATCCGTGGGCGAAAGGCGTGGCTGGCCTGGGTAAACAACTCGACAAGCAACTCAAGGAAATCGGCCTCGAGAAAATTAACGCTAAACCTGGCACATTATTTAATCCTGAGCTGCATCAAGCCGTTCAATTTGATGAAGAAGCCGAAGGCGACAAAGAGGTGATTGCTGAGGAACTACGTGCTGGCTATACGCTAGACGGCGCGGTGATTCGCGATGCGATGGTTAAGGTGACGCGCCAGTCATCGGAATCAACGCGGGCGGATGTCAAAGAAAATACTGACGCATCAGAGAAATAA
- a CDS encoding transcriptional regulator gives MTERQQAILAAIIEQYAEIAAPVGSVTLAKLFGVSSATIRSEMAKLEEMGFIEAPHTSAGRIPTDKGYRFYVNGITDAQMTELPSGIDRSARAIEAHVNSHVDTSDRAIRSAVDSLVELTGNFGFASFGTHLYMNGMTQLFSQPEFVEGDHVQAIARLIDNIEPWLREAAPNQPLNVFIGSENPIGKSSGATLIISRFCSQFSNNSYIGVIGPTRQNYRRTMELVRRTGAMLEEVL, from the coding sequence ATGACCGAACGTCAACAGGCGATTTTAGCTGCCATCATTGAGCAATATGCCGAGATTGCGGCGCCAGTTGGCAGCGTGACGCTGGCCAAGTTGTTTGGCGTGTCCAGCGCCACGATTCGCAGCGAAATGGCCAAGCTCGAGGAGATGGGTTTTATCGAGGCGCCACACACCAGCGCTGGGCGCATTCCCACCGACAAGGGCTATCGCTTTTATGTCAATGGCATCACCGACGCGCAGATGACGGAGCTGCCGAGCGGCATCGATCGCAGTGCGAGAGCGATCGAAGCGCATGTTAATTCGCACGTTGATACGTCCGACCGGGCAATTCGCAGCGCCGTTGACAGCTTGGTGGAGTTGACGGGTAACTTTGGCTTTGCGTCGTTTGGTACGCACTTGTATATGAATGGCATGACGCAGCTGTTTAGTCAGCCGGAGTTTGTCGAGGGCGATCATGTGCAGGCGATTGCCAGGTTGATTGATAATATCGAGCCGTGGCTACGTGAAGCAGCGCCGAACCAGCCGCTGAATGTGTTTATCGGCAGCGAAAATCCGATTGGTAAAAGTTCTGGAGCAACGTTGATTATTAGTAGGTTTTGTTCACAGTTTAGTAATAATAGTTACATCGGTGTGATCGGTCCGACTCGGCAGAATTACCGTCGAACGATGGAGCTGGTTAGGCGAACCGGTGCGATGTTAGAGGAGGTATTGTAA
- a CDS encoding GTP-binding protein LepA: MTEKITVQPLPGYKEVKPFVYAGFFPVSNEDYNDLKEAIEKLSLSDSALQFEPENSPVLGYGVRIGFLGLLHMDIIRERLEREYNLDLIVTNPSTDYQVSLTNGEELDIKSASELPDPVQITEVREPWIDGEIVVPQDYIGAVIQLIVAKRGRQKNLSYIDERALISFTAPLANLLTDFYDQLKSVTSGYGSFNYELAGYQPEDLVRVDFYVAGEMVDALSVMCHRSEAPGLGREIVKKLKDVVPRQSFEVALQAAIGGKFIARENIGAYRKDVTGYLYGGDVSRKKKLLAKQARGKKRMKRFGKVDIPSEAFMVMLKRD, encoded by the coding sequence ATGACTGAAAAAATCACCGTCCAGCCCCTGCCCGGCTACAAAGAAGTCAAGCCCTTCGTCTACGCGGGCTTTTTCCCGGTGTCCAACGAAGATTACAATGATCTGAAGGAGGCTATTGAAAAGCTGAGTCTGAGCGATTCGGCGCTGCAGTTTGAGCCGGAGAATTCACCAGTGTTGGGGTATGGTGTGCGGATTGGCTTTTTGGGGCTGCTACACATGGATATTATTCGTGAGCGGCTGGAGCGTGAGTATAATCTGGATCTTATTGTCACCAATCCGAGCACGGATTACCAAGTTAGCCTCACCAACGGCGAGGAGCTGGACATCAAGTCAGCCAGCGAATTGCCCGATCCAGTGCAGATCACCGAGGTTCGCGAGCCGTGGATTGATGGTGAGATTGTGGTGCCGCAGGACTATATCGGTGCGGTGATTCAGCTGATTGTCGCCAAGCGCGGTCGGCAAAAAAACCTCAGTTACATCGACGAGCGGGCACTGATTTCGTTTACGGCACCGCTGGCCAATTTGCTGACGGATTTTTATGATCAATTGAAGTCGGTAACCAGCGGCTACGGCTCGTTTAATTATGAACTGGCGGGCTATCAGCCGGAAGATTTGGTGCGGGTGGATTTCTACGTGGCGGGTGAAATGGTTGATGCGCTGAGCGTCATGTGTCACCGCTCGGAGGCGCCAGGTTTGGGTCGTGAGATCGTCAAAAAGCTGAAAGACGTGGTGCCGCGTCAGAGCTTTGAGGTGGCACTGCAGGCAGCAATTGGCGGCAAATTCATCGCTCGCGAAAACATCGGTGCTTACCGCAAAGATGTCACCGGCTACCTCTACGGCGGCGATGTCAGCCGAAAAAAGAAACTTCTCGCCAAACAAGCTCGCGGCAAAAAGCGCATGAAACGCTTTGGCAAGGTTGACATTCCATCAGAAGCGTTTATGGTGATGTTAAAGAGGGATTGA
- a CDS encoding nitroreductase, whose product MSRSNNISSASFEFLVAQAVKAPSGHNTQPWKFRQNESAVEIYPDFDRKLPVVDPDNRELFVSLGCAAENLCLAAQTKGYKSTISIGDTGVITISLTEDAGIKPSPLFEQIDARQINRSIYTGEEIAPDALKKLQSVSNEKGVSVHYYAHQTEQFHDIEQCVFQGNVRQMQNEAFKAELKSWMRFNKKHQDQTLDGLSYAVFGAPNVPRWMAEPIMSMAINAKTQNKADREKIASASHLVLFTTRENSRCEWVSLGRTLQRFLLTATELGIAHAYLNQPNEQPEIAAEMAKTLGLAGEYPTILLRIGYGEQQAYSKPTY is encoded by the coding sequence ATGTCTCGCAGTAACAACATATCATCAGCTAGCTTTGAATTTTTGGTTGCGCAAGCTGTCAAGGCGCCGTCAGGCCATAATACTCAGCCGTGGAAATTTCGTCAGAACGAGTCGGCGGTAGAAATTTATCCTGATTTTGACAGAAAGCTACCAGTAGTCGACCCTGACAACAGGGAGTTATTCGTGAGTCTGGGCTGTGCAGCCGAGAACCTCTGCTTGGCAGCGCAAACCAAGGGCTATAAATCTACCATTTCAATTGGTGATACGGGAGTTATCACGATTTCACTTACAGAAGATGCTGGTATCAAGCCGAGTCCATTGTTCGAACAGATAGATGCACGGCAGATTAATCGTAGCATTTATACCGGTGAGGAAATTGCTCCGGATGCACTAAAGAAACTACAATCCGTTAGCAATGAAAAGGGTGTCTCAGTTCATTATTACGCACATCAAACAGAGCAATTTCATGATATTGAACAATGTGTCTTTCAAGGAAATGTACGTCAAATGCAAAATGAGGCGTTTAAGGCTGAATTGAAAAGCTGGATGCGATTTAACAAGAAGCATCAAGATCAAACACTTGACGGGCTGAGTTATGCTGTGTTTGGCGCGCCTAATGTGCCGCGCTGGATGGCTGAGCCGATCATGTCGATGGCTATCAATGCTAAGACGCAGAATAAGGCCGATCGCGAAAAGATAGCATCGGCTTCTCATCTGGTTCTTTTTACGACGAGAGAAAATAGTCGGTGCGAATGGGTGAGTTTGGGTCGGACGCTGCAGCGTTTCTTGCTGACTGCCACGGAGCTTGGGATCGCTCATGCCTATCTGAACCAGCCAAATGAGCAGCCAGAAATTGCCGCAGAAATGGCAAAGACACTGGGTCTGGCCGGAGAATATCCGACTATTTTGCTACGCATCGGCTATGGCGAACAGCAGGCTTATTCTAAACCGACCTATTAA
- a CDS encoding RS21-C6 protein: MNPQTISLTELQKHLDQTCKEKGWDKNSVTEVFLLFTEEVGELAKAIRKETGFKGEKRPDNHDNLHEEFADVLNYLMELANRFDVNLAEVYFEKHEINSTRRWE, encoded by the coding sequence ATGAATCCACAAACAATCAGCTTAACTGAATTACAAAAACACCTCGATCAAACGTGTAAAGAAAAAGGATGGGATAAAAATTCTGTTACCGAAGTATTCTTATTGTTTACTGAGGAGGTTGGCGAGCTGGCGAAAGCGATTCGCAAAGAGACGGGATTTAAGGGAGAAAAAAGACCTGATAACCATGATAATCTGCACGAGGAATTTGCGGATGTACTGAATTATTTGATGGAGCTGGCGAATCGGTTTGATGTTAATTTGGCGGAAGTGTATTTTGAGAAGCACGAGATCAATAGCACGCGGCGGTGGGAGTAA